Proteins encoded together in one Coffea arabica cultivar ET-39 chromosome 2c, Coffea Arabica ET-39 HiFi, whole genome shotgun sequence window:
- the LOC113723917 gene encoding protein NRT1/ PTR FAMILY 5.6-like translates to MMPLLEGFLADAYLGRFSTVLISCIIYIMGLLLLTMSSTIPALKPSDNIGICLSPRKVHEVIFFLGIYLISIATGGHKPSLESFGADQFDGNHPAERRHKMSFFNWWNFGLCCGLLLAVTLIVYVQEHVSWGMADIILTVVMASTIVIFCVGKPFYRYRQPSGSPFTPMLQVIVATISKRKLPYPSNAGDLYEVSTAISDCLSEMPSTLALLISLFLFVSWLLLLLLTSSSSPPSYHLKYLHFEQQKYNLCGFFSLERCLHCGLAIAIAISVFNSESCW, encoded by the exons ATGATGCCACTTCTTGAAGGATTCTTAGCTGATGCATACCTGGGCCGTTTCTCCACAGTCCTCATCTCATGCATCATCTATATCATG GGTCTGCTTCTCTTAACGATGTCTAGTACGATCCCTGCTTTGAAACCCAGTGACAATATTGGCATTTGCCTCAGCCCCAGGAAGGTCCATGAAGTGATATTCTTCCTTGGCATCTATTTGATCTCCATCGCAACAGGAGGACACAAGCCATCATTGGAGAGTTTTGGAGCTGACCAGTTTGATGGTAATCATCCAGCTGAAAGAAGgcataaaatgtcatttttcAATTGGTGGAACTTTGGTCTCTGCTGTGGACTGTTACTAGCAGTTACTCTTATTGTTTACGTGCAAGAACACGTCAGCTGGGGTATGGCAGATATCATTCTTACAGTGGTTATGGCTTCCACAATTGTGATCTTCTGTGTTGGAAAACCTTTTTATCGCTACCGGCAGCCAAGTGGAAGTCCATTTACACCAATGCTTCAAGTTATCGTTGCAACAATTTCCAAGAGGAAACTACCATATCCTTCAAATGCTGGTGATTTATACGAGGTTTCCACGGCAATATCAGATTGCCTTTCTGAAATGCCAAGTACTCTAGCTCTGCTAATATCCCTTTTCCTGTTTGTGTCTTGGTTGCTTCTTCTGCTAttaacttcttcttcttctcctccgtCATACCATTTGAAATATCTGCATTTTGAGCAGCAAAAATACAATTTGTGCGGATTCTTTTCGCTAGAGCGATGTCTTCACTGTGGCCTTGCGATTGCAATAGCAATATCTGTTTTTAATAGTGAAAGTTGTTGGTGA